The following are encoded together in the Bos taurus isolate L1 Dominette 01449 registration number 42190680 breed Hereford chromosome 12, ARS-UCD2.0, whole genome shotgun sequence genome:
- the LOC132346705 gene encoding elastin yields the protein MGKGAEPAAWQPIRAAARPEGRGSPGAQGAGLRLTVAVAGQRSPGTASAARRGAGSTGGGGCGAGPLPAQGLGAAEQPPAAAAAAAASGRCGGSPQAPVSRPLPEDEETEQQRG from the exons ATGGGGAAGGGGGCGGAGCCAGCGGCCTGGCAGCCAATCCGGGCGGCCGCGCGTCCCGAGGGCCGCGGCTCTCCGGGCGCGCAGGGGGCGGGGCTCCGCTTGACAGTGGCGGTCGCCGGGCAGCGGAGCCCGGGCACAGCAAGCGCGGCGCGGCGCGGCGCGGGGAGCAcgggcggcggcggctgcggcgcAGGGCCCCTGCCAGCACAGGGTCTCGGCGCAGCGGAACAGCctcccgcggcggcggcggcggcggctgcgtcCGGGCGATGCGGCGGGTCTCCTCAGGCGCCGGTGTCCCGACCTCTTCCTGAAG atgaggaaactgaacaacaaagaggtTAA